The following are encoded in a window of Streptomyces sp. 11x1 genomic DNA:
- a CDS encoding recombinase family protein: MRHETEQELTLVRGTELHPHETHSNRRANARVSTDDREAQLQRDALTAAGCARIFEDKVSGKNTDRPELTAVLD, from the coding sequence GTGAGACACGAGACAGAGCAAGAGTTAACCCTCGTACGAGGGACAGAACTTCACCCTCACGAGACACACTCAAACCGCAGAGCTAACGCCCGCGTCTCCACCGACGACCGGGAGGCGCAGTTGCAGCGCGACGCACTGACGGCCGCAGGGTGCGCCCGCATCTTCGAGGACAAGGTCAGCGGGAAGAACACCGACCGGCCGGAACTGACGGCCGTACTGGACTAG
- a CDS encoding site-specific integrase: MILHYFSSAGWEEWDLYERPVIREAMPVLIDEDLCFEDAAGLRPTVVMNLWLRELPVSGAPSPRSWRTYAQALKGWAEFLGARRIPVFADRQRLRDALSMYAEYRLSGPLEVRLSPASWNLAVKTLSSFYQWAAAEGHASTVPFSYVRQSMTRPDGARVEVARNPATVRTGNAHATRKYLEKPYADLLMHALAGNEPAGERDVSFRGRETGRNAAVIGLALSSGLRSREFTCLTVYEVPPLPRRRTAVPVPLVLAPPTAKGRKGRSTWIGYEDLARVHGYIGWDRAAVAEGSRWRPRDPLFVEGPTHDGALINGTRRRWHTLSPVERLRLVAPGGGSALLAVQSGGRPFVDWATVLRRTAQRIRDRFESSFPHVHPHVTRHTFAMATLERLVRGYYQQAAQLVVDTGGDDALALYLTKADPLLVLRDLLGHASAATTQTYLNPRELHQAGEKPQVAWSRRETEGLRTLYELAA, encoded by the coding sequence GTGATCCTGCACTACTTCAGTTCCGCCGGGTGGGAAGAGTGGGACCTGTACGAGCGGCCCGTCATCCGGGAGGCCATGCCCGTCCTCATCGACGAGGACCTCTGCTTCGAGGACGCCGCGGGACTTCGGCCGACGGTGGTGATGAACCTGTGGCTCCGGGAGTTACCGGTCAGCGGGGCGCCGTCGCCGAGGTCGTGGCGTACGTACGCCCAGGCGCTCAAGGGCTGGGCGGAGTTCCTCGGCGCTCGCCGGATCCCGGTCTTCGCTGATCGGCAGCGGCTTCGGGATGCGTTGTCGATGTACGCCGAGTACCGGCTGTCCGGGCCGCTGGAGGTGCGGCTGAGTCCGGCGAGCTGGAATCTGGCGGTGAAGACGCTTTCGTCCTTCTACCAGTGGGCGGCGGCCGAGGGGCATGCGTCGACGGTTCCGTTCTCCTACGTGCGGCAGTCGATGACCCGCCCGGATGGTGCGCGCGTGGAGGTGGCCAGGAATCCGGCGACGGTGCGTACGGGCAACGCGCACGCGACACGGAAGTACCTGGAGAAGCCGTACGCGGACTTGCTGATGCACGCCCTGGCGGGCAACGAGCCGGCGGGCGAGCGGGACGTCTCGTTCCGGGGGCGGGAGACGGGCCGCAACGCGGCCGTGATCGGCCTGGCGCTGTCCAGCGGGCTGCGGTCGCGGGAGTTCACGTGCCTGACGGTCTACGAGGTGCCGCCGCTGCCGCGCCGCCGCACGGCGGTGCCGGTGCCGCTGGTGCTGGCTCCGCCGACGGCGAAGGGCAGGAAGGGCCGGTCGACGTGGATCGGTTACGAGGATCTGGCCCGGGTCCACGGCTACATCGGCTGGGACCGGGCCGCGGTGGCGGAGGGCTCGCGCTGGCGACCCCGTGACCCGCTGTTCGTCGAGGGCCCGACTCACGACGGCGCCCTGATCAACGGGACGCGCCGCCGCTGGCACACCCTCTCCCCGGTCGAGCGGCTGCGGCTGGTGGCGCCCGGCGGGGGCAGCGCGCTTCTGGCGGTGCAGTCCGGCGGGAGGCCGTTCGTCGACTGGGCGACCGTTCTGCGCCGGACCGCGCAGCGGATCCGGGACCGCTTTGAGTCGTCCTTCCCGCATGTCCATCCCCATGTCACCAGGCACACCTTCGCGATGGCCACCTTGGAGCGGCTGGTACGCGGCTACTACCAGCAGGCCGCCCAGCTCGTCGTGGACACCGGCGGCGACGACGCCCTGGCGCTCTATCTCACCAAGGCCGATCCGCTCCTGGTGCTGCGCGATTTATTGGGCCATGCCAGCGCTGCCACCACTCAGACATATCTGAACCCTCGGGAATTGCATCAGGCGGGCGAGAAGCCGCAGGTCGCGTGGTCACGGCGGGAGACGGAAGGACTCCGTACCCTGTACGAACTGGCAGCCTGA